A section of the Nyctibius grandis isolate bNycGra1 chromosome 32, bNycGra1.pri, whole genome shotgun sequence genome encodes:
- the INPP5D gene encoding phosphatidylinositol 3,4,5-trisphosphate 5-phosphatase 1 isoform X2, whose amino-acid sequence MGKLIIKRAKDGPEDKFYTHKKILQLIKSQKVPNKLVIVLETEKEKTQRKEYVFSDSKKREGFCQLLQQMKNKHSEQPEPDMITIFIGTWNMGAAPPPKKITSWFLSKGQGKTRDDTADYIPHDIYVIGTQEDPQGEKEWLETLRQSLQEITSISFKVIAIHTLWNIRIVVLAKPEHENRISHICTDNVKTGIANTLGNKGAVGVSFMFNGTSFGFVNSHLTSGSEKKHRRNQNYTNILRFLTLGDKKLSPFNITHRFTHLFWLGDLNYRVEQPPTEAENIIQKIRQQQYPELLAFDQLLIERKDQKVFLQFEEEEITFAPTYRFERGTREKYAYTKQKATGMKYNLPSWCDRVLWKSYPMVHVVCQSYGCTTDVMTSDHSPVFATFEVGVTSQFVSKNDSKYTDSQGEIEFLHCYATLKTKSQTKFYIEFHSSCLESFVKSQEGENEDGNEGELVVKFIDALPKLTPIISDPEYLLDQHILISIKSSDSDESYGEGCIALRIEATESLVPIHTVLTHHGEKTGVFQGEIKLQTSQGKQREKLYDFVKIERDEITGQKPKNISSLEPSKDWDQTSRKSKSTHLMAREAAAVARYWGSASPSPDTPGKEEMLRSATTDISNPSYLGMVPFSQQPSTTSQLKQMPSPDQPPSLWSYEQQPKETTSVTGQCQSSSTSPSLSPLSPKPSLQPTVNRSTCSRSQEYLPPELGKTTAEPLLQEEGQQKPEMFENPLYGSMGSKGKVASKKEQDYPKASRKEQPPLPEQSFHLPKSQEPESSKTSGKQPSPPFLVPTQRFRSYTCSGQSEEKNTGEKTQGKPKVTTSLENSAPLKKLVKPSRSEVSPSIQGQHNKPPLPSKSRAVLDMQNSKGRDYRDSSELPHAGKHRTEEGPVGRTTTP is encoded by the exons ATGGGAAAACTAATTATCAAGAGAGCTAAGGATGGTCCAGAAGACAAGTTTTATACCCACAAGAAAA TCTTGCAGCTTATCAAGTCCCAGAAGGTCCCTAACAAACTGGTGAttgtgctggaaacagaaaaagaaaaaacacagcgGAAGGAATATGTTTTTTCTGATTCCAAG AAGAGAGAAGGGTTCTGCCAACTTCTGCAGCAGATGAAGAATAAACACTCGGAGCAACCAGAGCCTGATATGATCACCATCTTCATTGGGACCTGGAATATGG GTGCTGCACCTCCCCCAAAGAAGATCACCTCCTGGTTTCTCTCCAAGGGACAGGGGAAGACCCGTGATGACACTGCTGACTACATTCCTCATGACATCTACGTGATTGGCACCCAGGAGGATCCCCAAGGGGAGAAGGAATGGCTGGAGACCCTGAGGCAATCCCTGCAGGAAATCACCAGTATCAGCTTCAAAGTG ATAGCGATCCATACCCTCTGGAACATCAGGATTGTTGTGCTGGCCAAGCCAGAACACGAGAACCGCATCAGCCACATCTGCACAGACAACGTGAAGACAGGCATCGCGAACACGCTGG GTAATAAAGGAGCTGTGGGAGTGTCATTCATGTTTAATGGAACCTCCTTTGGGTTTGTTAACAGCCATTTGACTTCGGGAAGCGAAAAGAAACACAG ACGCAACCAGAACTACACGAACATCCTGCGCTTCCTGACACTGGGAGATAAGAAACTGAGTCCGTTCAACATCACTCATCGCTTCACTCATCTTTTCTGGCTGGGAGACTTGAACTACCGCGTGGAACAGCCCCCGACG GAAGCAGAGAATATTATCCAGAAGATCAGGCAGCAGCAGTATCCGGAGCTGCTGGCTTTCGACCAGCTTCTCATCGAGAGAAAGGACCAAAAGGTGTTCCTGCAGTTCG aggaagaagaaattacttttgctcCAACCTACCGTTTTGAAAGAGGTACCCGGGAGAAGTATGCTTACACCAAGCAAAAGGCTACTGGG ATGAAGTACAATTTGCCATCCTGGTGTGATCGAGTGCTCTGGAAATCATACCCCATGGTGCACGTTGTGTGTCAGTCCTATG GCTGCACCACCGACGTCATGACAAGTGACCACAGTCCTGTCTTTGCCACCTTTGAAGTGGGAGTCACCTCACAGTTTGTTTCAAAGAACG ACTCCAAGTACACGGATTCCCAAGGGGAGATAGAGTTCCTGCACTGCTATGCTACTCTGAAGACCAAGTCCCAGACCAAGTTCTACATCGAATTTCACTCTAGCTGCTTAGAAA GTTTTGTGAAGAGCCAGGAAGGAGAAAACGAGGATGGGAACGAGGGGGAGCTTGTGGTAAAGTTCATTGATGCACTTCCAAAG CTGACTCCAATTATTTCAGACCCAGAATACCTACTGGATCAACACATCCTGATCAGCATTAAGTCATCAGACAGTGATGAATCTTATG GGGAAGGCTGCATTGCCCTGCGAATAGAAGCAACAGAATCCTTAGTTCCTATCCATACTGTACTGACACATCATGGTGAGAAAACAGGGGTCTTCCAAGGTGAAATCAAGTTACAAACATcacaaggaaaacagagagagaaactgTATG attttGTCAAGATTGAACGTGATGAAATCACTGGGCAGAAACCGAAGAACATCAGCAGCTTAGAGCCTAGCAAAGACTGGGATCAGACTAGCAG AAAGTCCAAATCCACTCACCTGATGGCCAGAGAGGCAGCAGCCGTTGCTCGCTATTGGGGGAGCGCTTCCCCTTCTCCAGACACCCCGGGAAAGGAGGAGATGTTACG CTCCGCTACCACAGACATCAGCAACCCCAGCTACCTGGGGATGGTTCCTTTCTCTCAGCAACCCTCTACAACCAGCCAGCTTAAGCAGATGCCTTCACCAGACCAGCCGCCTTCTCTCTGGAGCTACGAGCAGCAGCCCAAAGAGACTACGTCTGTAACGGGCCAGTGTCAGTCATCCTCCACATCACCCTCCCTGTCGCCTCTGTCTCCAAAACCGTCCCTCCAGCCTACAGTAAACAGAAGCACTTGTAGTCGGAGTCAAGAGTATCT GCCACCTGAACTGGGGAAAACCACAGCAGAGCCTTTGCTTCAGGAGGAGGGACAGCAAAAGCCAGAGATGTTTGAGAACCCGCTGTATGGTTCCATGGGCTCTAAGGGCAAGGTGGCATCAAAGAAAGAGCAGGACTACCCCAAGGCCTCGCGAAAAGAGCAGCCGCCGCTGCCTGAGCAGAGCTTTCACCTCCCAAAGTCACAGGAGCCTGAGAGCAGCAAGACCTCTGGCAAACAACCGTCGCCACCTTTCCTGGTCCCCACACAGCGATTTCGGTCCTATACTTGCTCCGGCCAATCTGAAGAGAAGAATACGGGTGAAAAGACTCAAGGCAAACCGAAGGTGACGACATCGTTAGAAAACTCAGCACCGCTCAAAAAACTAGTCAAGCCATCGAGGTCTGAAGTCAGCCCAAGCATCCAGGGACAGCACAACAAGCCGCCCCTTCCCTCGAAGAGCCGGGCAGTGCTGGACATGCAGAACTCCAAGGGCCGAGACTACCGAGACAGTTCAGAGCTGCCGCACGCCGGGAAGCATCGGACAGAGGAGGGACCAGTCGGCAGGACAACTACACCG TGA
- the INPP5D gene encoding phosphatidylinositol 3,4,5-trisphosphate 5-phosphatase 1 isoform X1 yields the protein MGKLIIKRAKDGPEDKFYTHKKILQLIKSQKVPNKLVIVLETEKEKTQRKEYVFSDSKKREGFCQLLQQMKNKHSEQPEPDMITIFIGTWNMGAAPPPKKITSWFLSKGQGKTRDDTADYIPHDIYVIGTQEDPQGEKEWLETLRQSLQEITSISFKVIAIHTLWNIRIVVLAKPEHENRISHICTDNVKTGIANTLGNKGAVGVSFMFNGTSFGFVNSHLTSGSEKKHRRNQNYTNILRFLTLGDKKLSPFNITHRFTHLFWLGDLNYRVEQPPTEAENIIQKIRQQQYPELLAFDQLLIERKDQKVFLQFEEEEITFAPTYRFERGTREKYAYTKQKATGMKYNLPSWCDRVLWKSYPMVHVVCQSYGCTTDVMTSDHSPVFATFEVGVTSQFVSKNDSKYTDSQGEIEFLHCYATLKTKSQTKFYIEFHSSCLESFVKSQEGENEDGNEGELVVKFIDALPKLTPIISDPEYLLDQHILISIKSSDSDESYGEGCIALRIEATESLVPIHTVLTHHGEKTGVFQGEIKLQTSQGKQREKLYDFVKIERDEITGQKPKNISSLEPSKDWDQTSRKSKSTHLMAREAAAVARYWGSASPSPDTPGKEEMLRSSATTDISNPSYLGMVPFSQQPSTTSQLKQMPSPDQPPSLWSYEQQPKETTSVTGQCQSSSTSPSLSPLSPKPSLQPTVNRSTCSRSQEYLPPELGKTTAEPLLQEEGQQKPEMFENPLYGSMGSKGKVASKKEQDYPKASRKEQPPLPEQSFHLPKSQEPESSKTSGKQPSPPFLVPTQRFRSYTCSGQSEEKNTGEKTQGKPKVTTSLENSAPLKKLVKPSRSEVSPSIQGQHNKPPLPSKSRAVLDMQNSKGRDYRDSSELPHAGKHRTEEGPVGRTTTP from the exons ATGGGAAAACTAATTATCAAGAGAGCTAAGGATGGTCCAGAAGACAAGTTTTATACCCACAAGAAAA TCTTGCAGCTTATCAAGTCCCAGAAGGTCCCTAACAAACTGGTGAttgtgctggaaacagaaaaagaaaaaacacagcgGAAGGAATATGTTTTTTCTGATTCCAAG AAGAGAGAAGGGTTCTGCCAACTTCTGCAGCAGATGAAGAATAAACACTCGGAGCAACCAGAGCCTGATATGATCACCATCTTCATTGGGACCTGGAATATGG GTGCTGCACCTCCCCCAAAGAAGATCACCTCCTGGTTTCTCTCCAAGGGACAGGGGAAGACCCGTGATGACACTGCTGACTACATTCCTCATGACATCTACGTGATTGGCACCCAGGAGGATCCCCAAGGGGAGAAGGAATGGCTGGAGACCCTGAGGCAATCCCTGCAGGAAATCACCAGTATCAGCTTCAAAGTG ATAGCGATCCATACCCTCTGGAACATCAGGATTGTTGTGCTGGCCAAGCCAGAACACGAGAACCGCATCAGCCACATCTGCACAGACAACGTGAAGACAGGCATCGCGAACACGCTGG GTAATAAAGGAGCTGTGGGAGTGTCATTCATGTTTAATGGAACCTCCTTTGGGTTTGTTAACAGCCATTTGACTTCGGGAAGCGAAAAGAAACACAG ACGCAACCAGAACTACACGAACATCCTGCGCTTCCTGACACTGGGAGATAAGAAACTGAGTCCGTTCAACATCACTCATCGCTTCACTCATCTTTTCTGGCTGGGAGACTTGAACTACCGCGTGGAACAGCCCCCGACG GAAGCAGAGAATATTATCCAGAAGATCAGGCAGCAGCAGTATCCGGAGCTGCTGGCTTTCGACCAGCTTCTCATCGAGAGAAAGGACCAAAAGGTGTTCCTGCAGTTCG aggaagaagaaattacttttgctcCAACCTACCGTTTTGAAAGAGGTACCCGGGAGAAGTATGCTTACACCAAGCAAAAGGCTACTGGG ATGAAGTACAATTTGCCATCCTGGTGTGATCGAGTGCTCTGGAAATCATACCCCATGGTGCACGTTGTGTGTCAGTCCTATG GCTGCACCACCGACGTCATGACAAGTGACCACAGTCCTGTCTTTGCCACCTTTGAAGTGGGAGTCACCTCACAGTTTGTTTCAAAGAACG ACTCCAAGTACACGGATTCCCAAGGGGAGATAGAGTTCCTGCACTGCTATGCTACTCTGAAGACCAAGTCCCAGACCAAGTTCTACATCGAATTTCACTCTAGCTGCTTAGAAA GTTTTGTGAAGAGCCAGGAAGGAGAAAACGAGGATGGGAACGAGGGGGAGCTTGTGGTAAAGTTCATTGATGCACTTCCAAAG CTGACTCCAATTATTTCAGACCCAGAATACCTACTGGATCAACACATCCTGATCAGCATTAAGTCATCAGACAGTGATGAATCTTATG GGGAAGGCTGCATTGCCCTGCGAATAGAAGCAACAGAATCCTTAGTTCCTATCCATACTGTACTGACACATCATGGTGAGAAAACAGGGGTCTTCCAAGGTGAAATCAAGTTACAAACATcacaaggaaaacagagagagaaactgTATG attttGTCAAGATTGAACGTGATGAAATCACTGGGCAGAAACCGAAGAACATCAGCAGCTTAGAGCCTAGCAAAGACTGGGATCAGACTAGCAG AAAGTCCAAATCCACTCACCTGATGGCCAGAGAGGCAGCAGCCGTTGCTCGCTATTGGGGGAGCGCTTCCCCTTCTCCAGACACCCCGGGAAAGGAGGAGATGTTACG caGCTCCGCTACCACAGACATCAGCAACCCCAGCTACCTGGGGATGGTTCCTTTCTCTCAGCAACCCTCTACAACCAGCCAGCTTAAGCAGATGCCTTCACCAGACCAGCCGCCTTCTCTCTGGAGCTACGAGCAGCAGCCCAAAGAGACTACGTCTGTAACGGGCCAGTGTCAGTCATCCTCCACATCACCCTCCCTGTCGCCTCTGTCTCCAAAACCGTCCCTCCAGCCTACAGTAAACAGAAGCACTTGTAGTCGGAGTCAAGAGTATCT GCCACCTGAACTGGGGAAAACCACAGCAGAGCCTTTGCTTCAGGAGGAGGGACAGCAAAAGCCAGAGATGTTTGAGAACCCGCTGTATGGTTCCATGGGCTCTAAGGGCAAGGTGGCATCAAAGAAAGAGCAGGACTACCCCAAGGCCTCGCGAAAAGAGCAGCCGCCGCTGCCTGAGCAGAGCTTTCACCTCCCAAAGTCACAGGAGCCTGAGAGCAGCAAGACCTCTGGCAAACAACCGTCGCCACCTTTCCTGGTCCCCACACAGCGATTTCGGTCCTATACTTGCTCCGGCCAATCTGAAGAGAAGAATACGGGTGAAAAGACTCAAGGCAAACCGAAGGTGACGACATCGTTAGAAAACTCAGCACCGCTCAAAAAACTAGTCAAGCCATCGAGGTCTGAAGTCAGCCCAAGCATCCAGGGACAGCACAACAAGCCGCCCCTTCCCTCGAAGAGCCGGGCAGTGCTGGACATGCAGAACTCCAAGGGCCGAGACTACCGAGACAGTTCAGAGCTGCCGCACGCCGGGAAGCATCGGACAGAGGAGGGACCAGTCGGCAGGACAACTACACCG TGA